The DNA window AGTATTACCCGGAGATATTCCGGGACCAGCCGGCCCTGGCCGAGCGTGTCCGGCGCCTTGTCACGCGGACCTATGAGTTTTCCCAGTTCCTCACCGACGTCCTGGGCGTCATCGATCTCGGCGCCCGCTACCCTGCACGGGCGGTCCATCACGCCTCCTGCCACATGACGCGCCTCTTGGGCGCCAGCTCGGCGCCGCTGCGGTTGCTGGCCCACGTCGAGGGGTTGGAGCTCCGTCCCTTCCCAGGTCCCGAGCAGTGCTGCGGCTTCGGGGGCACCTTTGCAGTGAAGTCGCCGGAGTTGTCGATGGCCATGGCCGACGAAAAGCTGGACGCGTTCGTTTCAGCGGGCGCGGAACTGGTCATCTCGGCTGACACCTCGTGCCTGCTGCACCTGATGGGGCGGGCACACCGGCGGGGCCTGCCTCTTCGGTTCTTGCACGTTGCCGAGGTGCTGGCCGAAGGTACGGGTCTGTTGGAGCCCGATCGGGGCGTAGCTCTGATGGCCGACACCGCCCGGCAGCCCCTCGGGCGAGGGGGTACCGCCGGATGAACGCGGGCGGCC is part of the Bacillota bacterium genome and encodes:
- a CDS encoding (Fe-S)-binding protein: MRVPLFIGCVNDVLFPRAGVAAARILHRLGVDVDFPAGQTCCGQAHWNSGYRAEACGLARHFLDVFEGAEYVVAPTGSCVSMMREYYPEIFRDQPALAERVRRLVTRTYEFSQFLTDVLGVIDLGARYPARAVHHASCHMTRLLGASSAPLRLLAHVEGLELRPFPGPEQCCGFGGTFAVKSPELSMAMADEKLDAFVSAGAELVISADTSCLLHLMGRAHRRGLPLRFLHVAEVLAEGTGLLEPDRGVALMADTARQPLGRGGTAG